A genomic region of Clostridia bacterium contains the following coding sequences:
- a CDS encoding DUF1540 domain-containing protein: MPMELRVPTGKPISRVKCVVDTCRFNEAGKYCVASGIEIQAPNAKNSQETDCATFTPVGGD, translated from the coding sequence ATGCCTATGGAGCTGCGCGTACCGACCGGCAAACCCATCAGCCGGGTGAAATGTGTGGTGGATACCTGCCGCTTTAACGAGGCCGGCAAGTATTGTGTCGCCAGCGGGATCGAAATCCAAGCGCCTAATGCTAAGAATTCCCAGGAAACCGATTGCGCCACTTTTACCCCGGTGGGTGGTGATTAA